Proteins encoded within one genomic window of Candidatus Melainabacteria bacterium RIFOXYA2_FULL_32_9:
- a CDS encoding homoserine O-acetyltransferase, with the protein MTTSQELNNLDNSVGIVETKYYSFSEKIKLENGLDFGPITVAYETYGKLNENKDNAILVLHALSGDAHAAGYHSQEDKKPGWWDDMIGPGRAFDTNKYFIISSNILGGCKGTTGPASINPETQKPYALTFPMITVEDMVKVQKKLIDYLGIQSLLSVTGGSMGGMQAMEWAINYPEMVKSVIVIASTSRLSAQGIAFNQVGRSAIISDPNWNNGNYYDSEAPAMGLAIARMIGHITYLSEESMHQKFGRKLQNKTELDFSFDINFQVESYLRYQGKSFVDRFDANSYLYITKAMDYFDIPQKYGSLTKAFKQIGAKFLVISFSSDWLFPPEQSKDIVKTLMKIDKEVTYCDIESPYGHDAFLLEYKQQAKMVKGFLKSVTDKLYN; encoded by the coding sequence ATGACCACTTCACAAGAGCTTAATAACTTAGATAATTCAGTCGGAATAGTTGAAACTAAGTATTACTCGTTTTCTGAAAAAATTAAGCTTGAAAATGGCTTGGATTTTGGACCAATAACCGTTGCATATGAAACTTATGGGAAACTAAACGAGAATAAAGATAATGCTATATTAGTTCTCCATGCTTTATCCGGGGATGCACATGCTGCGGGTTATCATTCTCAGGAAGATAAAAAACCGGGTTGGTGGGATGATATGATCGGCCCAGGTAGAGCTTTTGATACTAATAAGTACTTTATTATTAGTTCAAATATTCTTGGTGGATGTAAAGGCACTACGGGCCCTGCTTCTATTAATCCTGAAACTCAAAAGCCTTATGCTCTTACTTTTCCTATGATTACCGTGGAAGATATGGTTAAAGTCCAAAAGAAATTAATTGATTATCTTGGAATACAAAGTCTTTTAAGTGTTACCGGTGGATCAATGGGTGGCATGCAAGCAATGGAATGGGCTATTAATTATCCTGAAATGGTAAAATCAGTTATAGTTATTGCTTCTACTAGCAGATTATCAGCTCAAGGCATTGCTTTCAATCAAGTAGGAAGAAGTGCAATTATATCTGATCCTAACTGGAATAATGGCAATTATTATGATAGTGAAGCTCCTGCAATGGGCCTTGCGATTGCCAGAATGATCGGGCATATTACTTATTTAAGTGAAGAATCCATGCACCAAAAATTTGGCAGAAAACTTCAAAATAAGACAGAGCTGGATTTTAGTTTTGATATAAATTTTCAGGTTGAGAGCTATTTAAGATATCAGGGCAAGAGCTTTGTAGATCGTTTTGATGCAAATAGTTATCTTTACATAACAAAAGCGATGGATTATTTTGATATTCCTCAAAAATATGGTTCTTTAACCAAAGCTTTTAAACAGATTGGTGCTAAATTTCTTGTAATTTCATTTTCATCAGACTGGTTATTTCCGCCGGAACAATCAAAAGATATTGTAAAAACCCTGATGAAAATTGATAAGGAAGTAACTTATTGTGATATAGAATCTCCTTACGGGCACGATGCATTTTTGCTTGAGTATAAGCAGCAAGCTAAGATGGTGAAGGGTTTTTTAAAGTCTGTAACTGATAAATTATATAATTAA